One Apostichopus japonicus isolate 1M-3 chromosome 14, ASM3797524v1, whole genome shotgun sequence genomic window carries:
- the LOC139979672 gene encoding uncharacterized protein, whose amino-acid sequence MLGIHEAAFQGCLPDIELALSKGEDPNSKDPMGNTAIHKAAANGNLTCLQRLMKQGGDVRQEDAAGCTVLHVAARNGHIETVKWLITNGCDINTLSRKGNTARDLARANGQSEVSKYLKEYGREKFDWETAVN is encoded by the exons ATGTTGGGTATACACGAAGCAG CATTTCAAGGATGCCTGCCAGATATAGAGTTAGCTCTCAGCAAAGGCGAG GACCCGAACTCGAAGGACCCGATGGGTAATACTGCTATTCACAAGGCTGCCGCTAACGGAAACCTGACTTGTCTCCAGAGATTAATGAAGCAGGGTGGTGACGTCAGACAGGAAGATGCGGCAGGGTGCACAGTACTACACGTAGCGGCAAGGAACGGTCATATTG AAACAGTCAAATGGTTAATTACAAACGGATGTGACATCAACACTTTATCAAGAAAGGGGAATACCGCAAGAGATTTAGCTCGTGCCAATGGCCAATCAGAGGTCTCGAAGTATCTCAAAGAATACG GACGTGAAAAATTCGACTGGGAGACTGCGGTGAACTAA